The genomic window ttttttcatttgtgttAGCCTTTTGGCACACAAAGTGACGTCATCAAGTTACATTTCATGGCTGCATTGcactaataaaaatataatgacATACAgcatcatattattattattggatcATTAATTATATAAATTCCAATATTTAGAATGAAACGAATTGTTTCAAAAATCCATGAAAACAATAGAGCGATAAATTGAGAACATTCTGACCAAGGAATATCTTCAATTTGTTTAAAATCTGAATGATTAGCTTTTATGTTAAAACAAATGTGTGAGCAACCGACCACACTCAATTCTGCCTTTGCAAAGATGACAATGTTCACTTTTGAGAAGTATAAATTCAGCGCCGTGATGTTTATTGTTGTGGGTTGTAATTTGTGCTGATGTTCATAAGTTAAAGAAGTAAACAACAcagttaactcattcactgccattgacgagtATAGACGTCAAACATCTATTTCATCTGggctggcactgaatgagttaaccaCACCTACCATGACACTTCTTGTTCTCCTAAAGAAAATATCTACTTAGTGTGTGATAACCAAAGAGTTCATAACTTGAGGATCTCGTCCCTCCAGCTGTCTCTGTCGCGCCGTTGCCGCTTGCGTGCCAGCTCTGGAAAGTAGGCGCTGTTGTAGGGCCGATCCCGCTCGTTGACCTCCCTGCCCGCTTCCTTGTTCTTCCCGTTGCGCTGAGCGAGCAGCTCTTGGGCTCGCCGCCGCTCGTCCACCTCGCGCTGCAAACGCTCCGCTCTGAGTCGCTCTATTGAGCTGGCGAGATAAGGCAAGCGAACCTTATCAACTGGGCCTCTGAGAAATCAACTAATTGCAATATTCTTTTTCCTCAAGCAGTAATCAGCTTCATTACCTTTGCCCGCTGCTCCTCTTCTCCCCTCTGTCTTTTTTCTTGCTCTTGTGCGTCTTGGCAACTGTCTCGCCCATCGCTTTCTTCATCTCCTTCAACGGGTCCAAACTGTCCTTCAGCCGTCGATCCTTCTTCTGCCGCTCCTCTTCGGTTAACTCCTTCCCCTTGTCATTCCTCTTCTCGCTCTGcttctccttttctttcttctcctcttccttctcctGGCCACTTTTCATGTACCACGGAGTGACCTCGGTGCCCGGCTGGGGACCGAGAGACACCAGTAAGCCGATGGCGCGCTCCTGCTTCTCCTGGAAGGAGGAAGAATATCATTGGCCattaaaatgtttcatttgatgGTGTCCTAAAGAAAAAGGTCATACAACTTAACTACCAAATATTTGACACAGTAGCATTATGTAGTACctgctcctcttttttttctttgatataCTCCTCATTGTCCTTCTTCACCGCAGATTCCTCGAGGGGGAAGAGGTTGAGGTGCTCCAAGGCTCCATTCTGTTCTTCCAATTTCACCTCCTGGCTTCCTCCTGCTTCCAACTGGAGACCGGCTCGGGCTTTCTTTCGCAGCAACTCAGTGCGTGCCTGAGGTGCGTGAGAAACAACGCTGTGTTTAATCGTAGCAAATGGTGCCAGCACTGAGCAGAGTACAGATCTCTGCCCGTTGTGGAGGTCAAATGGTCCTGGACCTATTCTTGGCGCACAAGCCCAACAAAGCCTTGAGTTGTGGTGTGTTTGCATTTAGGCTGACTACCCACCACACACACTAGTTTACACTTACATATGTAGGAGGTATGGTGGCGTGCTAGTTAGTGTATGTGTCTCACCTCTTGCTCGGCTCGCTCCACTCTCCGCTTGGCCTCTTGCTCCTCCGCGGCTGCCTGAGCTTCATCTCTCCTCACCTTGGCGATGTTGTCCTTGTTGCGAACGTGCCAGCTCTTCTTGGGGAGAATGTTCATGATTAGGAGGCTCGAGCTTGCTAAGCAGGCTTCGACTGTGGGGACAAAAGGAACACTTCAATTCGCAAGTCAAAGGGGAGTGTCAATTAATACCTAAACTACAATATACACTTCCGTTATAAGAGGAAAGCCATGAGCGATATCCTTGATATCTTAAGGTCGGTGTACTGGTAGAATAAATTAGTGATTGTTAAAGGGATTAAAAAAACAGTAGACGTTTAATACACGTCCACTAAAACATAAGATCGAATCGATGGAAGTAACTTACCCGGGAGCTAGTTGCTGTCGTTAGCTAGCCACCGGAAAACTACACCGGAAGTAAACATGAAACGTCATTGCATTAACACTATTTGAACACGAGATGCCGCTGTGTGTCCTTGAATTTATTATCATCAACCATGACGTACGTAAATAACGCAAATACGTATGTACAAAATAACACGTGAATTTTTTGAACTCACCACAGTCATAAATTCTCCA from Syngnathus typhle isolate RoL2023-S1 ecotype Sweden linkage group LG10, RoL_Styp_1.0, whole genome shotgun sequence includes these protein-coding regions:
- the leng1 gene encoding leukocyte receptor cluster member 1: MNILPKKSWHVRNKDNIAKVRRDEAQAAAEEQEAKRRVERAEQEARTELLRKKARAGLQLEAGGSQEVKLEEQNGALEHLNLFPLEESAVKKDNEEYIKEKKEEQEKQERAIGLLVSLGPQPGTEVTPWYMKSGQEKEEEKKEKEKQSEKRNDKGKELTEEERQKKDRRLKDSLDPLKEMKKAMGETVAKTHKSKKKDRGEKRSSGQSSIERLRAERLQREVDERRRAQELLAQRNGKNKEAGREVNERDRPYNSAYFPELARKRQRRDRDSWRDEILKL